The Triticum dicoccoides isolate Atlit2015 ecotype Zavitan chromosome 6A, WEW_v2.0, whole genome shotgun sequence genome has a window encoding:
- the LOC119314209 gene encoding uncharacterized protein LOC119314209, which translates to MGKKLSKADGARCRRHRRQGEPGVCPLCLRERLSRLSPSATLPSVLAREAASSCCSDSDSDSEASSTEASTGASSGSASPGFHREIKRAARPSLLMRHERVVAVDGDEVVLVMRRRRERPATGFWAKLLRAATGGKKAVDGCSLVHSRTTKAADASSADATKWIIF; encoded by the coding sequence ATGGGCAAGAAGCTGAGCAAGGCCGACGGCGCGCGGTGCAGGCGGCACCGGCGGCAGGGGGAGCCGGGGGTGTGCCCGCTCTGCCTGCGGGAGCGCCTGTCCCGCCTCTCGCCCTCGGCGACGCTGCCGTCCGTCCTCGCGCGGGAGGCGGCCTCCTCCTGCTGCTCGGACTCGGACTCGGACTCGGAGGCGTCGTCCACGGAGGCGTCCACCGGCGCGTCGTCGGGGTCCGCGAGCCCCGGGTTCCACCGGGAGATCAAGCGCGCCGCGAGGCCGTCGCTGCTGATGCGCCACGAGCGGGTGGTGGCCGTGGACGGCGACGAGGTGGTGCTGGTGAtgagaaggaggagggagaggccggCGACAGGCTTCTGGGCGAAGCTGCTGCGCGCGGCGACCGGGGGCAAGAAGGCCGTCGATGGGTGCTCGCTCGTGCATTCCAGGACGACGAAGGCCGCCGACGCGAGCAGCGCCGATGCCACGAAGTGGATTATATTCTAA